A genomic window from Montipora capricornis isolate CH-2021 chromosome 8, ASM3666992v2, whole genome shotgun sequence includes:
- the LOC138060443 gene encoding tetratricopeptide repeat protein 28-like translates to MVDKKLDLLERHMQELSVARKEGDRQGKGLAYFNLGRYYQGTADFNQAITNYREALAIFKEVGFRAGEGAAYGNLGNAYHSLGNFKQAIENHHQRLSIAKEVGDRAGEGRAYCNLGNAYQSLGNFKQAIEYHHQDLSIAKEVGDRAGEGAAYGNLGNAYQSLGNFKQAIEYHHQHLSIAKEVGDRAGEGRAYCNLGNAYKSLGNFKQAIEYHHQHLSIANEVGDRAGEGRAYCNLGNAYKSLGNFKQAIEYHHQDLSIAKEVGDRAGEGAAYGNLGNAYQSLGNFKQAIEYHHQRLSIAKEVGDRAGEGRAYCNLGNAYRSLGNFKQAIEYHHQHLSIAKEVGDRAGEGAAYGNLGNAYQSLGNFKQAIEYHYQHLSICQETEDPIGLAIACYHIGHVHEFFGSLSKALNYCRLSVYYFDEVRRLLQSEDAWKISFRDTKGFAYTALWTALLKNGEVDEALYAAEQGRAQALADILKMQYSVDEKPMVKVTISLVMKDLPSQTVFTALEGNTISFWLLRDDIRINFRQKKIENGTAKSLMKSTLEQINAGVVLRCENRSLERQGSDFSSSRESVEETFQSLSFSVHSLQPLYDVLISPIADLIQGDDLVFVPDGHFCLAPFSAMSDSVRIRVIPSLTALKLITMAPDNFQSKNEALLVGDPCLSEVAYGTGEPMYGQLPCAKKEVDMIGNLLQTMPLTGQRATKAEVLKRMKSAALIHIAAHGDDQFGEIALAPNPERTSKIPEEEDYMLSLSDVQAVHLQARLVVLSCCHSGQGEVKSEGLVGIARAFLCAGARSVLVSLWAIDDEATFLFMKSFYQHLADRKSASTALHYAMKSLQETKNYSAIKYWAPFVLIGDDVTFEFGELEHEKNETMSKT, encoded by the exons ATGGTGGATAAGAAGTTGGACCTTTTGGAGCGGCATATGCAAGAGCTTAGCGTTGCAAGAAAGGAGGGAGACAGACAAGGCAAGGGtttggcttatttcaatctTGGTAGATACTATCAGGGCACAGCTGACTTTAATCAGGCCATAACAAATTACAGAGAAGCATTAGCTATTTTTAAGGAAGTGGGTttcagggccggagaaggagcggcctatggaaatctcggcaacgcttatcacagtcttggtaatttcaagcaagccatagaaaaccaccatcaacgtcttagtattgcaaaagaggtaggggacagggctggagaaggaagagcttattgcaacctcggcaacgcttatcaaagtcttggtaatttcaagcaagccatagagtatcaccatcaagatcttagtattgcaaaagaggtaggggacagggccggagaaggagcagcctatggaaatctcggcaacgcttatcaaagtcttggtaatttcaagcaagccatagagtatcaccatcaacatcttagtattgcaaaagaggtaggggacagggctggagaaggaagagcttattgcaacctcggcaacgcttataaaagtcttggtaatttcaagcaagccatagagtatcaccatcaacatcttagtattgcaaatgaggtaggggacagggccggagaaggaagagcttattgcaacctcggcaacgcttataaaagtcttggtaatttcaagcaagccatagagtatcaccatcaagatcttagtattgcaaaagaggtaggggacagggccggagaaggagcagcctatggaaatctcggcaacgcttatcaaagtcttggtaatttcaagcaagccatagagtatcaccatcaacgtcttagtattgcaaaagaggtaggggacagggctggagaaggaagagcttattgcaacctcggcaacgcttatcgaagtcttggtaatttcaagcaagccatagagtatcaccatcaacatcttagtattgcaaaagaggtaggggacagggccggagaaggagcagcctatggaaatctcggcaacgcttatcaaagtcttggtaatttcaagcaagccatagagtaccactatcaacatcttagtatttgcCAGGAAACAGAGGACCCAATAGGGCTGGCAATCGCATGTTATCATATTGGTCATGTTCATGAATTTTTTGGCTCCTTGAGCAAAGCTCTTAATTACTGTCGTCTAAgcgtttattattttgatgaagttaggcgtcttcttcagtcagaggatgcatggaaaataagctttcgtgacaCAAAGGGGTTTGCATACACCGCTCTGTGGACAGCActcttgaagaatggagaggttgatgaagctttgtatgctgctgagcaaggacgagcacaggctttggcAGACATTTTAAAGATGCAATACAGCGTTGATGAGAAACCTATGGTGAAGGTAACTATCTCTTTGGTTATGAAAgatctaccttcacaaactgttttcacagcacttgaagggaacacgatcagcttctggttgctAAGAGATGATATCAGgataaattttagacaaaagaaaatcgaaaatggaaCTGCCAAGTCTCTGATGAAAAGTACGTTAGAACAGATCAATGCAGGGGTTGTTTTGCGATGCGAGAATCGTTCACTTGAAAGACAAGGCAGCGACTTCTCGAGCAGTAGGGAAAGtgttgaagaaacttttcagtCTTTGAGCTTCTCTGTGCACTCTTTGCAGcccttgtatgatgtcttaaTCAGTCCTATAGCAGACTTGATCCAGGGCGATGACTTAgtgtttgttcctgatggacacttttgcctggctcctttttctgcaatgagtgactctgtcaggatccgtgtAATTCCCTCGCTGACTGCTTTAAAATTGATCACTATGGCACCTGATAACTTCCAAAGTAAGAATGAAGCACTGCTTGTAGGGGATCCGTGCTTGAGCGAAGTCGCTTACGGCACTGGTGAACCCATGTATGGACAGCTGCCATGCGCGAAAAAAGAGGTGGATATGATTGGAAATCTTCTTCAGACCATGCCTCTTACAGGTCAAAGGGCAACCAAAGCTGAGGtgttgaaaagaatgaagtcagctgctttaatccacattgctgcacatggaGATGACCaatttggagaaattgctttggccccaaatcccgaACGCACATCCAAGATCCCCgaagaggaagattacatgttatcATTGAGCGATGTTCAAGCAGTTCACCTTCAGGCAAGACTAGTTGTGCTtagttgctgtcatagtggccagggagaggtaaaatctgagggtcttgtgggaatagccagggctttcctgtgtgctggtgcccggtctgtactggtgtcactctgggcaatcgatGACGAGGCGACCTTCTTGTTCATGAAGAGTTTTtaccaacacttggcagatagaaaaagtgcaagtacagctcttcactatgctatgaaatctcttcaGGAGACAAAGAACTATTCGGCCAtaaaatactgggcgccatttgtgttaattggcgatgatgtcacctttGAATTTGGGGAGCTGGAAcacgaaaagaatg aaaCGATGTCCAAAACGTGA